The following proteins are co-located in the Nitrospiraceae bacterium genome:
- a CDS encoding AbrB/MazE/SpoVT family DNA-binding domain-containing protein, protein MPVATLTSKGQITLPKKIREQLKLQPGDRVEFLVGTDGRITVWPVTSDVTILKGLIPKPKQPVTLEAMRAAIKQRGSQP, encoded by the coding sequence ATGCCCGTTGCCACATTAACCAGCAAAGGACAAATTACCCTTCCTAAGAAAATCCGAGAACAATTAAAACTACAACCCGGAGATCGGGTGGAGTTTCTTGTGGGGACTGATGGGCGGATTACCGTTTGGCCGGTGACCTCGGATGTCACAATTTTAAAAGGTCTGATTCCCAAGCCAAAACAACCGGTCACCCTTGAAGCCATGCGAGCTGCCATCAAGCAGCGAGGGAGCCAACCATGA
- a CDS encoding type II toxin-antitoxin system VapC family toxin, which produces MIGLDTNVLVRYLVQDDPAQSKAATQLIEKQCSQEKPGFLNHLVLCETLWVLEGCYRQTKETLVKTIEQVLRVAQLRVEDPQVVWQALDDYRKSRADFADHLLSRVNGGHDCTTTVTFDREAGKSPGFSLLP; this is translated from the coding sequence ATGATAGGCCTCGATACGAATGTGCTCGTCCGCTATCTCGTCCAAGACGATCCCGCCCAATCCAAAGCTGCAACGCAACTTATTGAGAAGCAATGCTCTCAGGAAAAACCCGGTTTTTTAAACCACTTGGTGTTGTGTGAAACGCTTTGGGTTCTTGAGGGCTGTTACCGCCAGACAAAAGAGACTCTCGTAAAGACCATCGAACAAGTATTGCGTGTCGCCCAATTACGAGTTGAAGATCCTCAGGTGGTCTGGCAGGCTTTGGACGATTACCGAAAGAGCCGTGCCGATTTTGCCGACCATTTATTGAGCCGAGTTAATGGTGGTCATGATTGCACCACGACCGTGACGTTTGATCGTGAGGCAGGGAAGTCTCCAGGATTTTCCTTGTTGCCGTAG
- a CDS encoding M50 family metallopeptidase produces the protein MGQPKPQEDVPLPPLREDLQILPGTPTPDGVPTWTIVDTVRNQFFQIEWAAFQLLSHWQAGTAEGLVDLVTRTTSAKVSTGNVLELIQFLYRNNLTRDSLAGGSQGFLGQAEQAKQHWLLRVLHNYLFFRIPLCNPDRFLRATLPFVTPLFSRWALWCVIILGVIGCMGVVRQWASFANVFLYFFTFQGMTGYIIGLMAIKILHELGHAYTAVRYGCRVPTMGLGFLIMVPVLYTDTTDSWRLTVRKQRAAIAAAGMMVELSVAMLATFLWNFCPEGIVKSMLFVLATTSWVTGLLINLNPLLRFDGYYVLSDWLGVPNLQSRAFGFGRWKLREWLFAWGDVPPEQMPPQRQSVLIAYAWAVWVYRAVVFVGIAVLVYYFFFKVLGVILFLVEIGWFLAWPVYEELQVWWTRRAAVTRSWRGRGIGIALTGCLLMSVMPLDTTVEIPAILEAPERTTLFPPAPAMVVEVLVEEGERVEPGQTLVILQSPQVEHQIDIIGHRIAALELRAEREVAYQDDRDDHLVIRETLVGERKALAGLVTLREQLILRAPFSGVVTDLASSLHPGLWVNTDVAMAHVIGEHPSVMLALATEKEKARLSVGNTGWFYPDDPTRQARQGQLRDLRHVDESEMALPYLASTYSGGVPVRQDARGRLIPEHSVYRVELNVTDTDPSWNQVVRGVVHVKGNGQSVMGHLWAEAASILIRESGA, from the coding sequence ATGGGTCAGCCAAAGCCTCAAGAAGACGTCCCCCTTCCACCCTTGCGCGAAGATCTTCAGATTCTGCCCGGTACCCCGACGCCCGATGGCGTCCCCACCTGGACGATCGTGGACACGGTTCGAAATCAATTTTTCCAAATTGAATGGGCCGCGTTCCAACTGCTTTCCCATTGGCAGGCGGGAACCGCCGAGGGACTGGTGGATCTGGTGACCCGAACCACCTCGGCCAAGGTCTCAACCGGGAATGTGCTGGAGTTGATCCAGTTTCTCTATCGGAACAATTTAACCCGGGATTCCTTAGCCGGTGGAAGTCAGGGGTTCCTCGGGCAGGCTGAACAGGCAAAACAACATTGGCTGCTGAGAGTGCTCCACAACTATTTATTTTTCAGAATTCCCTTATGTAATCCCGACCGGTTCTTACGAGCAACGCTTCCGTTCGTTACTCCGCTGTTTAGTCGCTGGGCCTTATGGTGCGTGATCATCCTGGGTGTGATTGGGTGTATGGGAGTCGTGCGGCAGTGGGCATCGTTTGCCAATGTCTTTTTATACTTTTTTACGTTTCAAGGGATGACTGGTTATATCATCGGGTTGATGGCCATTAAGATCTTGCATGAACTGGGGCATGCCTATACCGCCGTTCGATACGGGTGCCGGGTTCCCACGATGGGCCTCGGGTTCCTCATTATGGTGCCTGTCCTCTATACCGACACGACCGACTCCTGGCGGCTCACGGTCCGGAAGCAACGCGCGGCCATTGCCGCTGCGGGAATGATGGTGGAACTCAGTGTGGCGATGCTCGCGACTTTTTTGTGGAATTTCTGCCCTGAGGGCATTGTCAAAAGCATGCTCTTTGTGTTGGCGACCACCAGTTGGGTCACGGGGCTGTTGATCAATTTGAATCCGCTGCTCCGTTTTGACGGCTACTACGTCCTCTCCGATTGGCTGGGTGTCCCGAATTTGCAATCACGGGCCTTCGGGTTTGGTCGTTGGAAATTACGGGAATGGCTGTTTGCCTGGGGAGATGTTCCTCCGGAACAGATGCCCCCGCAACGGCAATCGGTGCTGATCGCCTATGCGTGGGCGGTGTGGGTCTACCGGGCCGTTGTGTTCGTCGGCATTGCGGTCCTGGTGTATTACTTTTTTTTCAAGGTTTTGGGCGTCATCCTCTTTCTCGTGGAAATCGGCTGGTTTTTGGCATGGCCGGTCTATGAGGAACTGCAGGTCTGGTGGACACGTCGGGCGGCCGTGACCCGATCCTGGCGGGGGCGGGGAATCGGAATCGCACTGACGGGGTGTCTGCTCATGAGCGTGATGCCCTTGGATACGACAGTGGAGATTCCTGCGATTCTAGAAGCTCCGGAACGCACGACTCTGTTTCCACCGGCTCCGGCAATGGTGGTGGAGGTGTTGGTGGAGGAGGGGGAGCGGGTCGAACCCGGGCAGACACTGGTAATTTTACAGTCGCCGCAGGTGGAACATCAGATTGACATTATCGGACATCGCATTGCGGCATTAGAATTGCGCGCGGAACGGGAAGTCGCCTATCAGGATGATCGCGATGATCATCTGGTGATTCGGGAGACGCTGGTGGGCGAGCGAAAGGCGTTGGCCGGTCTGGTTACGCTCCGGGAGCAATTAATCTTGCGTGCTCCGTTCTCCGGCGTGGTCACGGATCTGGCGTCTTCACTTCATCCAGGTTTGTGGGTGAATACCGACGTAGCGATGGCCCATGTGATTGGGGAACATCCATCGGTGATGCTGGCCCTCGCCACGGAAAAAGAAAAAGCCCGGCTTTCGGTGGGAAATACAGGATGGTTTTATCCGGACGACCCCACGCGACAGGCCCGACAAGGACAGCTTCGGGACCTTCGTCATGTGGACGAATCCGAAATGGCGTTACCGTATTTAGCCTCCACCTATTCCGGAGGTGTGCCCGTGCGCCAGGATGCGCGGGGCAGATTGATTCCCGAGCATTCCGTGTATCGGGTGGAGCTAAATGTGACGGACACGGATCCCTCCTGGAATCAAGTGGTGCGAGGGGTGGTCCATGTGAAGGGCAATGGGCAAAGTGTGATGGGGCACCTCTGGGCAGAAGCGGCCTCCATTCTCATTCGGGAAAGCGGAGCCTGA